The Triticum aestivum cultivar Chinese Spring chromosome 3A, IWGSC CS RefSeq v2.1, whole genome shotgun sequence genome includes a region encoding these proteins:
- the LOC123058754 gene encoding DNA-3-methyladenine glycosylase, protein MLSTTAHHSSRQTHAFEKSPSRSRHGSARKNGSIDRKLQLQAMSHASKYLQRMLVCPPGLGGGVRRSGSGLSLSSLSLSQNSSDSSLSSSNSSSWEPKVPLIYGGTFSPWGDVLVSLEKRRGDDCDDDDDKVSGRDAEEEEDFDCSEPGGLHRCSWITKNSDEAYIQFHDESWGVPVYSDDRLFELLTLSGMLIDHNWTEILKRRDMYMEAFVGFDPNVVAKMNEDDIAVISANKELKLAECRVRCIVENAKCIRKVAKEFGSFSGYIWGHMNHRPMVGKYKHHKYIPLRTPKSEGMSKDLIRRGFRLVGPVIVYSFMQASGMVIDHLVGCFRFSECVRLAEQSWGISNVAT, encoded by the exons ATGCTGAGCACCACGGCGCACCACAGCAGCAGGCAGACGCATGCTTTCGAGAAGAGCCCGAGCCGCAGCCGCCACGGCTCGGCCAGGAAGAACGGCAGCATAGACAGGAAGCTGCAGCTGCAGGCGATGAGCCACGCGAGCAAGTACCTGCAGCGGATGCTTGTGTGCCCgccggggctgggcggcggcgtccggcggagCGGCTCCGGCCTCTCCctgtcgtcgctgtcgctgtcgcaGAACTCGAGCGACTCGTCGCTGAGCAGCTCCAACTCCAGCAGCTGGGAGCCCAAGGTGCCGCTCATCTACGGCGGCACTTTCAGCCCGTGGGGCGACGTGCTCGTGTCCctggagaagaggaggggagacgactgcgacgacgacgacgacaaggtGAGCGGCCGtgatgcggaggaggaggaggattttGATTGCAGTGAGCCCGGGGGCCTGCACAGATGCAGCTGGATCACCAAGAACAGTG ATGAGGCGTATATCCAGTTCCACGACGAATCCTGGGGCGTTCCAGTCTACAGCGACGA CCGCCTGTTTGAGCTGCTCACCCTGTCAGGGATGCTCATAGACCACAACTGGACAGAGATACTCAAGAGGAGGGACATGTACAT GGAAGCATTTGTGGGCTTCGACCCCAATGTGGTGGCGAAGATGAACGAGGATGACATCGCCGTGATCAGCGCCAATAAGGAGCTCAAGCTAGCGGAGTGCAGGGTGCGGTGCATCGTCGAGAACGCTAAGTGCATAAGAAAG GTGGCGAAGGAGTTTGGGTCTTTCAGCGGGTACATCTGGGGGCACATGAACCACCGGCCTATGGTAGGTAAATACAAGCACCACAAGTACATCCCGCTCCGAACACCCAAGTCAGAAGGGATGAGCAAGGACCTAATCCGGCGGGGGTTCCGGCTCGTTGGTCCTGTCATAGTCTACTCCTTCATGCAAGCCTCTGGCATGGTCATCGATCACCTCGTCGGCTGCTTTCGGTTCTCTGAGTGTGTCCGCCTTGCTGAGCAGTCTTGGGGTATCTCAAATGTCGCCACGTAG